Proteins co-encoded in one Anguilla anguilla isolate fAngAng1 chromosome 16, fAngAng1.pri, whole genome shotgun sequence genomic window:
- the acsbg1 gene encoding long-chain-fatty-acid--CoA ligase ACSBG1: MSYSDEITRAAYYNENHQDHAKNAESSPVASVRGSMTHLRKDRDTHTKDGDRKRSIGEVLANASLAPAQSLWTTEASGYVQLRIDETCPEEPITVHQMFKASVEKYGDLSALATKKEDRWEKMTFAEYYHTCRTVGKSFLKLGLERFHTVAILGFNSAEWFFSAIGAIFAGGIMTGIYATNSPEACLHVANDSRADIIVVENQKQLDKILQIQNMLPHLKAIVQYHGPLEKKLPNLYSWEEFMELGLHVPDKELDDVLAVQKANQCCVLIYTSGTMGMPKGVMLSHDNITWTTHHASRAGDMQPADTKQESLVSYLPLSHIAAQIYDLWTGIQWGELVYFAQPDALKGSLISTLREVSPTSHMGVPRVWEKMMEKIREGISQSGYVKKKLATWAMSVSLEANQNWANKNEDKPFLFLLADGLVLQKLRAELGFSRCLKFFSGAAPIARETVEFFLGLNIPLYEAYGMSESTGPHFMSGPKAYRLQSCGKVVPGCKFKLADTDAVGIGEVCLWGRNIFMGFLNMEDKTRETLDEHGWLRSGDLGKVDEDNFLYITGRIKELIITAGGENVPPVPIEDAVKKELPIISNAMLIGDKRKFLSMLLTLKCACNAETMEPTDELSLEAVEYCQQLGSQATKVSDIVGGKDKEIYRSIQEGIDHVNSRAISNAQRIQKWAVLGRDFSIAGGELGPTMKLRRSVVLEMYHKEIESFYTE; encoded by the exons TCCGGTGGCCTCAGTGCGAGGGTCCATGACACATCTGAGGAAGGATAGGGACACGCACACCAAGGATG GAGATCGGAAAAGGAGCATTGGAGAGGTTTTAGCCAATGCATCACTGGCTCCAGCACAGTCACTTTGGACCACAGAAGCCAGTGGTTATGTCCAGCTGAGGATTGATGAGACCTGTCCTGAGGAACCCATCACGGTCCACCAGATGTTCAAGGCTTCTGTGGAGAAGTATGGTGACCTGTCTGCCTTGGCCACCAAGAAAGAGGACAGATGGGAAAAGATGACTTTTGCAGAATACTATCACACCTGCCGGACAGTTGGCAAGAGTTTTTTAAAG CTTGGTTTGGAGCGCTTTCACACTGTGGCTATCCTGGGATTCAATTCGGCAGAGTGGTTCTTTTCTGCCATTGGCGCCATATTTGCAGG AGGAATAATGACAGGAATATATGCCACCAACTCCCCAGAGGCTTGCCTTCATGTGGCTAATGACTCACGGGCAGACATCATTGTGgtggaaaaccaaaaacagcTGGACAAAATCTTGCAG ATACAGAATATGCTGCCTCACTTGAAAGCCATAGTACAGTACCATGGACCTCTGGAGAAGAAATTGCCTAACCTCTATTCA TGGGAGGAGTTTATGGAGTTAGGACTTCATGTGCCTGACAAAGAATTGGATGATGTCCTTGCTGTCCAAAAAGCCAATCAGTGTTGTGTCCTGATTTACACGTCTGGCACCATGGGAATGCCCAAGGGAGTGATGCTCAGCCATGACAAT ATCACATGGACCACCCATCATGCCAGCCGAGCAGGAGACATGCAGCCAGCCGACACCAAGCAGGAATCCCTTGTTAGCTACCTCCCGCTAAGTCACATTGCTGCTCAGATCTACGACTTGTGGACCGGAATTCAGTGGGGGGAGCTGGTTTACTTTGCACAGCCGGATGCTTTAAAG GGAAGTCTCATAAGCACGTTGAGAGAGGTCAGCCCCACCTCCCATATGGGCGTTCCACGGGTGTGGGAGAAGATGATGGAGAAGATCAGAGAAGGGATCTCACAGAGCGGATATGTGAAGAAGAAACTGGCCACATGGGCAATGTCCGTTAGCCTGGAGGCCAACCAAAACTGGGCCAACAA GAACGAGGATAAACCTTTCCTTTTCCTTCTGGCTGATGGTCTGGTTCTGCAGAAACTGAGGGCTGAACTAGGATTCTCCCGCTGCCTGAAGTTCTTCTCTGGCGCGGCTCCCATTGCCAGAGAGACGGTAGAGTTCTTCCTGGGTCTCAATATCCCGCTATATGAGGCCTATGGCATGAGCGAGAGCACTGGGCCACACTTCATGTCAGGCCCCAAAGCCTACAGACTGCAAAG CTGTGGCAAGGTGGTTCCTGGCTGTAAGTTCAAACTGGCGGACACAGATGCAGTGGGAATTGGGGAAGTGTGCCTGTGGGGCCGGAACATCTTCATGGGCTTCTTGAACATGGAGGACAAGACCAGAGAGACCCTGGATGAACATGGCTGGCTACGCTCAGGCGATCTGGGGAAAGTGGACGAAGACAATTTCCTGTACATCACAGGCCGCATAAAAG AGCTGATAATCACAGCAGGCGGGGAGAATGTGCCCCCGGTGCCCATAGAAGATGCTGTGAAGAAAGAGTTGCCCATTATCAGCAATGCCATGTTGATCGGGGACAAAAGGAAATTTCTATCCATGCTTCTGACCCTTAAG TGTGCCTGTAATGCAGAGACAATGGAGCCCACAGACGAGCTGAGCCTGGAGGCTGTAGAATACTGCCAGCAACTGGGCAGCCAGGCCACCAAAGTGTCGGACATCGTTGGGGGAAAAGACAAGGAGATCTACCGGTCCATCCAGGAGGGCATTGACCACGTCAACTCCAGGGCCATCTCCAATGCCCAGCGCATTCAAAAGTGGGCCGTGCTGGGGAGAGACTTCTCCATCGCTGGCGGGGAGCTGG GCCCCACGATGAAACTACGGCGTAGTGTTGTGCTGGAGATGTATCATAAGGAAATTGAAAGCTTCTACACAGAATGA